Proteins from a genomic interval of Clostridium scatologenes:
- a CDS encoding DNA polymerase III subunit alpha yields MQENTYEWVSLHQHTGYSLLDSSAKIPELISRAKELGMKSIAITDHGVMYGCVDFYKEAKEQGIKPIIGCEVYVAGKSMHIKQNDKENENYHLVLLVKNETGYRNLMKIVSKASVEGFYYKPRTDHDYLKTHSEGLISLSACLGGEIQSYILKGNLSKAKEIALLYKDIFKDGFYLELQYHGMEEQEKVNEELIKMSKELDIPLVATNDVHYIKKEDYKAHDVLLCIQTGKVVDEEDRMRYPSDEFYLKSPEEMYKIFSRVPEALENTVKIAEQCNFDYEFHKSKLPKFPLPDDVEPYEYLKDLCYKGLIQRYKVFEKFIEIPFNIENVNELVNSNDEAKKLVERLEYELSIIKQMGYVDYFLIVWDFINFSVKNGIMTGPGRGSAAGSIIAYTLGITKIDPIKYSLLFERFLNPERVSMPDIDSDFCYERRGEVIDYVVRKYGENSVSQIITFGTMAARACIRDVGRAMNYPYAEVDRIAKMIPTVLNITIDKALELNSELKEAYESEERTKALIDIAKALEGLPRHTSTHAAGVVIASQPLVNYVPMQKNEDNIVTQFTMGTLEELGLLKMDFLGLRTLTVLRDAVNMVKDNKGISVDLDKIDYDDKRVYSMIGEGKTVGVFQLESAGMTSFMKELRPDSLEDIIAGISLYRPGPMAEIPKYISNKNDPEGIEYLTPELESILGVTYGCMVYQEQVMEIVRKLAGYSMGRSDLVRRAMSKKKHHVMEEERHNFIYGIVDEEGIEKVSGCIKNGISENAADKIFDSMMDFASYAFNKSHAACYAIVAFQTAYMIHYYPTEYIAAMLNSVKGDNEKVAYYTRFADEIGIQVLTPNINESYAKFTVKDDKIRFGLSAIKNVGENVIDSIVKSRESKGVFLNLVDFCNKIDASCINKRVVESLIKAGGFDCFKVYRSKLLAVYEKVLDGVSNSRKKNIDGQMSLFTDFKKIEVNIEYPEIKEFEKRHILAMEKEMTGLYLSGHPLEEYEKSLSLQTSAKISDIIGDEALEDGTVGQQSKLKDRDKVIVGGIINSVTKKVTRNNDMMAFIKLEDLYGVIEIIIFPKVFQKYRSLIDEDGIVIVKGRVSVREDEQPKILCESLEPVIKENTEKLYIQIEDESSLKNALHETKSLFLDFKGNVPVYFCTKKERKKFRLDKELWINSDIELLSNLKKMFGDKNVKVI; encoded by the coding sequence TTGCAAGAGAATACATATGAGTGGGTAAGTTTGCATCAGCATACAGGATATTCTCTATTAGATTCTTCAGCTAAAATTCCAGAACTTATCAGTAGAGCTAAAGAGCTTGGAATGAAGAGTATAGCTATAACAGATCATGGAGTAATGTATGGGTGTGTTGATTTTTATAAAGAAGCTAAAGAACAAGGGATAAAACCTATAATAGGCTGTGAAGTGTATGTTGCAGGAAAGTCTATGCACATAAAACAGAATGATAAAGAAAATGAAAATTATCATCTTGTGCTGCTTGTAAAAAATGAAACAGGATATAGAAATCTTATGAAAATAGTTTCTAAGGCTTCTGTAGAAGGATTTTATTATAAGCCTAGAACAGATCATGATTATTTAAAGACTCATAGTGAAGGATTGATATCACTAAGTGCTTGCTTAGGAGGAGAAATTCAATCTTATATTTTAAAGGGAAATTTGAGCAAAGCAAAGGAAATAGCTCTTTTATATAAAGATATATTTAAAGATGGTTTTTATCTTGAACTTCAATATCACGGCATGGAAGAACAGGAAAAGGTCAATGAAGAACTAATAAAAATGTCCAAAGAATTGGATATACCCTTGGTTGCTACAAACGATGTACATTATATAAAAAAAGAAGATTATAAAGCTCATGATGTTTTGTTGTGCATTCAGACAGGAAAAGTTGTAGATGAAGAAGATAGAATGAGATATCCCTCAGATGAATTTTATTTAAAGTCACCAGAAGAAATGTACAAGATATTTTCTAGAGTGCCTGAAGCTTTAGAAAATACAGTAAAAATAGCTGAGCAGTGTAATTTTGATTATGAATTTCATAAATCTAAACTTCCTAAATTCCCATTGCCAGATGATGTGGAGCCTTATGAATATTTAAAGGATTTATGTTACAAAGGGTTGATACAAAGGTATAAAGTATTTGAAAAATTCATAGAAATTCCATTTAACATAGAAAATGTAAATGAATTAGTAAATAGTAATGATGAAGCTAAAAAACTTGTAGAAAGACTAGAATATGAACTTTCTATCATAAAGCAGATGGGATATGTAGATTATTTTCTAATAGTATGGGATTTTATTAATTTTTCTGTGAAAAATGGGATAATGACAGGTCCAGGAAGAGGATCAGCAGCAGGATCTATAATTGCATATACATTGGGAATAACTAAAATAGATCCAATTAAATATAGCTTATTGTTTGAAAGGTTTTTAAATCCTGAACGTGTATCTATGCCAGATATAGATTCAGATTTTTGTTATGAGAGACGTGGAGAGGTAATAGACTATGTTGTAAGAAAATATGGAGAGAATAGTGTATCTCAAATTATAACCTTTGGAACTATGGCTGCTAGAGCATGTATAAGAGATGTGGGAAGAGCTATGAATTACCCTTATGCTGAAGTGGATAGAATAGCTAAAATGATACCTACAGTACTAAACATAACTATTGATAAGGCACTAGAGTTAAATTCTGAATTGAAGGAAGCATATGAAAGTGAAGAGAGAACAAAGGCATTAATAGATATAGCTAAAGCTTTGGAAGGACTTCCAAGACATACGTCTACTCATGCAGCAGGTGTAGTTATAGCGTCTCAGCCTTTAGTTAATTATGTTCCTATGCAAAAAAATGAAGATAATATAGTAACTCAATTTACCATGGGAACACTAGAAGAGTTGGGACTTCTAAAGATGGACTTTTTAGGATTAAGAACTCTAACAGTGCTTAGAGATGCAGTAAACATGGTTAAGGACAATAAAGGGATAAGTGTAGACTTAGATAAAATAGATTATGATGATAAGCGTGTATACAGTATGATAGGAGAAGGCAAAACTGTAGGCGTATTTCAGTTGGAATCTGCAGGAATGACATCTTTCATGAAAGAATTAAGGCCGGATTCTTTGGAGGATATCATAGCAGGAATCAGTCTTTACAGACCAGGTCCTATGGCAGAAATACCTAAATATATTAGTAATAAAAATGATCCTGAGGGTATTGAGTATTTAACACCTGAATTAGAATCCATATTGGGTGTAACCTATGGATGTATGGTATATCAAGAGCAGGTTATGGAGATAGTTAGAAAGCTTGCTGGATATTCTATGGGTAGAAGTGATTTAGTAAGACGTGCTATGTCTAAGAAAAAACATCATGTAATGGAAGAGGAAAGACATAATTTCATATATGGAATAGTAGATGAAGAAGGAATAGAAAAGGTTTCAGGATGTATAAAGAATGGAATATCTGAAAATGCAGCTGATAAGATATTTGATTCTATGATGGATTTTGCAAGTTATGCATTTAATAAAAGTCATGCTGCTTGTTATGCGATAGTGGCATTTCAAACAGCTTATATGATACATTATTATCCAACTGAATATATTGCCGCCATGTTAAATAGTGTAAAAGGTGATAATGAAAAGGTTGCATATTATACTAGATTCGCGGATGAAATTGGAATTCAAGTTTTAACTCCAAATATAAATGAAAGTTATGCTAAGTTTACAGTTAAGGATGATAAAATAAGATTTGGACTTTCGGCTATTAAAAATGTAGGTGAAAATGTAATAGATAGTATAGTAAAATCAAGGGAAAGTAAAGGGGTATTTTTAAACTTAGTTGATTTTTGTAATAAAATAGATGCTTCATGCATAAACAAAAGAGTAGTGGAAAGCCTTATAAAAGCAGGAGGATTTGATTGTTTTAAGGTATATAGATCAAAATTACTTGCAGTTTATGAAAAGGTATTGGATGGAGTAAGTAATTCTAGAAAAAAAAATATAGATGGACAAATGAGTCTTTTTACAGATTTTAAAAAGATAGAAGTTAATATAGAATATCCTGAAATAAAGGAATTTGAAAAAAGACACATTTTAGCCATGGAAAAAGAAATGACAGGACTTTATTTATCAGGACATCCTTTAGAAGAATATGAAAAAAGCTTATCATTACAAACCAGTGCTAAAATATCAGACATAATAGGTGATGAAGCTTTAGAAGATGGAACAGTTGGACAGCAGTCTAAATTAAAAGATAGAGATAAAGTAATTGTAGGTGGCATTATAAATTCAGTAACAAAAAAAGTGACTAGAAACAATGATATGATGGCTTTTATAAAATTAGAGGATTTGTATGGAGTAATAGAAATTATAATATTTCCAAAGGTATTTCAAAAATATAGAAGTTTAATAGATGAAGATGGTATAGTAATAGTAAAGGGAAGAGTGAGTGTAAGAGAAGATGAACAGCCTAAAATATTATGTGAAAGCTTAGAACCTGTAATAAAGGAAAATACTGAAAAATTATATATACAAATAGAAGATGAAAGTAGCTTGAAAAATGCGCTTCATGAAACTAAATCTTTATTTTTAGATTTTAAAGGAAATGTACCTGTATATTTTTGTACTAAAAAAGAAAGAAAAAAATTTAGATTGGATAAAGAGCTATGGATAAATAGTGACATAGAACTTTTATCTAATCTTAAGAAAATGTTTGGAGATAAAAATGTTAAAGTAATTTAA
- the pfkA gene encoding 6-phosphofructokinase, producing the protein MKTIAVLTSGGDAPGMNAAIRAVVRAGLDKGLKVMGIQRGYSGLLSGEIFPMDRHSVADIIQRGGTMLRTARCEEFKTEAGRKKGANILKTFGIDGLVVIGGDGSFHGAQLLSKLGIATVGLPGTIDNDLPYTDYTIGFDTAVNTVLDAINKLRDTSTSHERVSIVEVMGRNCGDIALYAGLAGGAESIIVPEKGYKQDELCRTILEGKLRGKMHNLIILAEGIGGADQLAEKVEEITGIEARATKLGHIQRGGSPTCADRVLASRMGFKAVELLAEGKSSRVVGVIGGKIEDMDIDEALAIPRNFDERLYDIAKILSY; encoded by the coding sequence ATGAAAACAATAGCTGTGCTAACAAGTGGTGGGGATGCACCAGGAATGAATGCTGCTATAAGAGCAGTGGTAAGAGCAGGTCTAGATAAAGGTTTAAAAGTAATGGGTATACAAAGGGGTTACAGTGGATTACTAAGTGGTGAAATTTTCCCAATGGATAGACATAGTGTGGCTGATATTATACAACGTGGGGGAACTATGCTAAGGACTGCACGTTGCGAAGAATTTAAAACAGAAGCAGGAAGAAAAAAAGGTGCAAATATATTAAAGACTTTTGGTATAGATGGATTGGTAGTAATAGGAGGAGATGGATCTTTTCATGGAGCCCAATTATTATCAAAATTAGGAATAGCAACAGTAGGATTACCAGGAACTATAGATAATGACTTACCATATACAGATTATACAATAGGCTTTGATACTGCTGTAAACACAGTTTTGGATGCTATAAATAAATTAAGAGATACCTCAACATCTCATGAAAGAGTAAGTATTGTTGAAGTTATGGGAAGAAATTGTGGTGATATAGCGCTTTATGCAGGACTTGCAGGTGGTGCTGAAAGCATAATCGTTCCTGAAAAAGGATATAAGCAAGATGAATTGTGTAGAACTATATTGGAAGGCAAATTAAGAGGAAAAATGCATAATTTAATAATACTTGCAGAAGGTATTGGTGGAGCAGATCAATTAGCTGAAAAAGTAGAAGAAATTACAGGCATAGAAGCAAGAGCTACTAAACTTGGACATATACAAAGAGGTGGAAGTCCTACTTGTGCGGACAGAGTGTTGGCTTCTAGAATGGGATTTAAAGCTGTTGAATTATTAGCAGAAGGAAAGTCTTCTAGAGTAGTTGGAGTAATTGGCGGTAAGATAGAAGATATGGATATAGATGAAGCATTAGCGATTCCAAGAAATTTTGATGAGAGGCTTTATGACATCGCGAAAATATTATCATATTAA
- the rapZ gene encoding RNase adapter RapZ, whose translation MRFVIVTGLSGAGKTQAIRNLEDLGYFCVDNLPPTLIPKFAEACYQTDGKIDKIALVIDIRGGKFFDDLFQSLKCLKEQGYKYEILFLDASDEVLIKRFKESRRKHPLAPDGRILNGILMERNRLREVKDRADNIIDTSNLATRELREKITEIYAEEGQLETQLMITVLSFGFKYGIPVDSDLVFDVRFLPNPYYIPELKKYSGNDKPVSDYVMNFKETRNFIDKLEDMLEFLIPNYLKEGKRQLIVSIGCTGGRHRSVTIANSIYEKLKKDGHKVNIDHRDIEEDVNKGGKKL comes from the coding sequence ATGAGGTTTGTTATAGTAACAGGACTATCAGGTGCAGGTAAAACTCAAGCTATAAGAAATTTAGAAGACTTAGGATATTTTTGTGTAGATAATCTTCCACCTACATTAATACCTAAATTTGCAGAAGCTTGCTACCAGACTGATGGTAAAATAGATAAAATAGCTTTAGTTATAGATATAAGAGGTGGAAAGTTTTTTGATGATTTATTTCAAAGTTTGAAATGCCTAAAAGAGCAAGGCTATAAATATGAAATTTTATTCTTAGATGCTTCTGATGAAGTACTTATAAAAAGGTTTAAAGAATCAAGAAGAAAACATCCATTAGCTCCTGATGGAAGAATATTAAATGGAATACTAATGGAGAGAAATAGATTAAGAGAAGTAAAGGATAGAGCGGATAACATTATAGACACTTCAAATCTTGCTACAAGGGAACTTAGAGAAAAGATCACAGAAATATATGCAGAAGAAGGTCAATTGGAAACTCAGCTTATGATAACAGTTCTTTCATTTGGTTTTAAATATGGTATACCTGTAGATTCTGATTTGGTGTTTGATGTAAGATTTCTGCCGAACCCATACTATATACCGGAGTTGAAAAAATATTCTGGTAATGATAAGCCAGTTAGTGATTATGTTATGAATTTTAAGGAAACTCGAAATTTTATAGATAAATTAGAGGATATGCTTGAGTTCTTGATCCCAAATTATTTAAAAGAAGGCAAAAGACAACTAATAGTATCTATTGGATGTACGGGTGGACGACACAGATCTGTGACTATTGCTAATTCTATTTACGAAAAATTAAAAAAGGATGGACACAAAGTTAACATAGATCATAGAGATATAGAAGAAGATGTTAACAAAGGTGGTAAGAAACTATGA
- a CDS encoding Dabb family protein yields the protein MFTHIVFFKLKDKSPDNVEKAANILRAMEGQIPQLKELTVGKDVVHSARSFDVAIITKFNSHEEMDEYQVCPFHVNQVLAKLKPMLESSAAIDFEE from the coding sequence ATGTTTACGCACATAGTATTTTTTAAGTTAAAGGATAAAAGTCCAGATAATGTAGAAAAGGCTGCAAATATTTTAAGGGCCATGGAAGGACAAATACCTCAGTTAAAAGAATTAACTGTTGGAAAAGATGTAGTACATTCAGCTAGATCATTTGATGTTGCAATTATTACAAAGTTTAATTCTCATGAAGAAATGGATGAATATCAAGTGTGTCCGTTCCATGTAAATCAAGTATTGGCAAAATTAAAGCCAATGTTAGAATCATCAGCAGCTATAGATTTTGAAGAATAA
- a CDS encoding gluconeogenesis factor YvcK family protein has protein sequence MKIVDWLRPGIKVKRWVMLGSMGILFIVFGVLEFVNRRLYSIYYISFYLFLIASGVFVLYVSIMQGMRSIIALINKGYLNVSIDSRKLENLIYEKRLLVKGPKIVVIGGGTGLSTMLRGLKYYTSNITAIVTVADDGGGSGDLREDLGMLPPGDIRNCILALADTEPLMEDLLQYRFKDGRLKNQSFGNLFLAAMDGISSNFEEAVHKMSSVLAVTGKVMPVTLDNVILKAKLKNGTIVAGESNIPNEAIKQNTSIDKIFIEPKNAKPLKEAIDAIMEADAIILGPGSLYTSVIPNLLVKDIAEAVKKTNAIKLYVSNIMTQRGETDGFAVEDHIKAIFKHAGGEIIDYVVINIGRIDDELEDRYKEETSHLVKIDSVEELKKLNVNVIEGDFIKIKNGLIRHNSEKLASILIETIMEKKLLFDRRKIIEYFYLSERLKQNKNK, from the coding sequence ATGAAAATAGTAGATTGGCTTAGACCAGGCATAAAGGTTAAAAGATGGGTTATGCTTGGTAGTATGGGAATATTATTCATCGTATTTGGTGTACTGGAATTTGTAAATAGAAGGCTTTACAGTATATATTATATATCCTTTTATTTATTCTTAATTGCATCAGGTGTATTTGTTTTATATGTGTCTATAATGCAAGGTATGCGTTCAATAATTGCATTGATAAATAAAGGGTATTTGAATGTATCTATAGATTCTAGAAAACTTGAAAATCTTATATATGAAAAAAGACTATTAGTAAAAGGGCCTAAAATTGTAGTTATAGGTGGAGGAACAGGGTTATCTACTATGCTTAGAGGTTTAAAATATTATACTTCTAACATAACAGCTATAGTTACAGTAGCAGATGATGGAGGAGGGTCTGGAGATTTAAGAGAAGATCTCGGAATGCTTCCTCCAGGTGATATAAGAAACTGTATTCTTGCATTGGCAGATACTGAGCCATTAATGGAAGATTTACTTCAGTATAGATTCAAAGATGGAAGATTAAAAAATCAGAGTTTTGGTAACTTATTTTTGGCAGCTATGGATGGAATATCTAGCAATTTTGAAGAAGCTGTTCATAAGATGAGCTCTGTTCTTGCTGTAACGGGAAAGGTTATGCCAGTTACTTTAGATAACGTAATATTAAAAGCAAAATTAAAAAATGGAACTATTGTAGCAGGGGAGTCTAATATTCCTAATGAAGCTATAAAGCAAAATACATCTATTGATAAAATATTTATAGAACCTAAAAATGCAAAACCACTTAAAGAAGCTATAGATGCTATAATGGAAGCGGATGCAATAATACTTGGGCCAGGAAGTCTTTATACTAGTGTTATTCCAAATCTTCTAGTTAAGGATATAGCTGAAGCTGTCAAAAAAACTAATGCCATAAAGTTATATGTATCAAATATAATGACACAGCGAGGAGAAACAGATGGTTTTGCTGTTGAAGATCATATAAAGGCCATATTTAAACATGCAGGTGGAGAAATAATAGATTATGTTGTTATAAATATAGGCAGGATAGATGATGAATTGGAAGATAGATATAAAGAAGAAACTTCACATCTAGTTAAAATAGATAGCGTTGAGGAATTGAAAAAACTTAATGTAAATGTTATAGAGGGTGACTTTATAAAAATTAAAAATGGACTTATAAGACACAACTCTGAAAAACTTGCTTCAATATTGATAGAAACTATTATGGAGAAAAAACTTCTATTTGATAGAAGAAAAATTATTGAGTATTTCTATTTATCAGAAAGATTAAAGCAAAATAAGAATAAATAG
- the whiA gene encoding DNA-binding protein WhiA, which yields MSFSLKVKNEVCRYVEMDKPQAIAELSAIMKVSGTLLLGGNKQFSFKVTTENPAIARFVFKLLKDHFSIHTKIMVKKSNSLKKNNVYMILITEEMGVKNLLKEVGLLKEKENIFALDYSIPEDILEDENCKRAYIRGAFLGGGSVSNPEKTYHLEFVTHDNEYADDLSSLINQYGLNSKVIQRKSSFIVYIKEGEQIVDLLNIISAHSSLLELENVRIMKEMRNNVNRLVNCETANLSKTVNAAVRQVESIRIIQKEIGLTRLPKNLQEIAELRLNYPDESLKELGEMLNPPVGKSGVNHRLRRIEKIAEEVRREGR from the coding sequence ATGTCATTTTCATTGAAAGTAAAAAATGAAGTTTGCAGATATGTAGAAATGGATAAACCACAAGCAATAGCTGAATTATCTGCAATAATGAAAGTTAGTGGTACGCTATTACTTGGTGGAAATAAACAATTTAGTTTCAAAGTTACTACAGAAAATCCTGCTATTGCAAGGTTTGTATTTAAGTTATTAAAGGATCATTTTAGTATTCATACAAAAATAATGGTTAAGAAAAGTAATTCATTGAAAAAAAACAATGTTTATATGATTTTAATTACAGAAGAAATGGGGGTAAAAAACCTTCTAAAAGAAGTAGGGTTACTAAAAGAAAAGGAAAACATATTTGCATTAGATTATAGTATACCTGAAGATATATTAGAAGATGAAAATTGTAAAAGAGCTTATATAAGAGGAGCTTTTTTAGGAGGAGGAAGCGTAAGCAATCCTGAAAAAACTTATCACTTGGAATTTGTTACTCATGATAATGAATATGCTGATGATTTAAGTTCACTTATAAATCAATATGGTTTAAATTCAAAAGTAATACAAAGAAAAAGCAGTTTTATAGTTTACATTAAAGAAGGTGAACAAATAGTAGACTTGTTAAATATAATAAGTGCTCATTCTTCTCTTTTGGAGTTAGAGAATGTAAGAATAATGAAGGAAATGAGGAATAATGTAAATAGGTTAGTAAATTGTGAAACCGCTAATTTAAGCAAAACAGTTAATGCGGCTGTAAGGCAAGTTGAAAGTATAAGGATTATTCAAAAAGAGATTGGTCTTACTAGGCTTCCTAAAAACTTACAGGAAATTGCAGAACTTAGATTAAATTACCCTGATGAATCACTAAAAGAATTAGGAGAAATGTTAAATCCACCAGTAGGAAAATCAGGAGTTAACCATAGACTTAGAAGAATAGAAAAAATAGCAGAGGAAGTTAGAAGAGAAGGAAGGTAG
- a CDS encoding DRTGG domain-containing protein has translation MSKHEDIIKYILSLEVGTKISVRSIANDLGVSDGTAYRAIKDSDALGIVTTIPRVGTVRIEKVEKKNIEMLTYGEVINIVDGTLLGGKNGVYKTLHRFVIGAMTIDAMEKYLIADCLLIVGNREEAQKLALMNQCGVLITGGFTCSDEIKKLANERCLPIISTTYDTFTVASMINKAISENLIKKDIVLVEDIMETSPYFLKCSNTVGEWKEIMLETKHQRYPVVDEEGKLIGVVTLKELSNNDDSDLVGRIMHKEPITVTPKTTVAYAAHIMAWEGIEMFPVVKGKTLIGVITRRDVIKALQFMDRQPQAAETLEDLVLKNFEFKFDNDKAYFSGKITPEMLDPIGTASWSSLNMLVSTMGIMTLRQKNNINVLVDSINTYFMKPVQMDSKIHIYTSIIDTGRNFCKVQIDMFDNKRELIAKTFLSAKILRR, from the coding sequence GTGTCAAAGCATGAAGATATAATAAAATATATACTTTCACTTGAAGTTGGAACGAAAATTTCTGTTAGAAGTATAGCTAATGATTTAGGTGTTAGCGATGGAACTGCATATAGAGCAATAAAAGATTCAGATGCTTTAGGTATAGTTACCACTATACCTAGAGTTGGAACTGTAAGGATAGAAAAAGTAGAGAAAAAAAATATTGAAATGTTAACATATGGTGAAGTAATAAATATCGTTGATGGAACTCTACTTGGAGGAAAAAACGGTGTATATAAGACGCTTCATAGATTTGTTATAGGTGCTATGACTATTGATGCTATGGAAAAATATTTGATAGCAGATTGTCTTCTTATAGTCGGAAATAGGGAAGAAGCTCAAAAATTAGCTTTAATGAATCAATGCGGAGTTCTTATAACAGGAGGATTTACATGCAGTGATGAAATCAAAAAGTTAGCTAATGAAAGATGTCTCCCTATAATATCTACTACTTATGATACATTTACTGTTGCCAGTATGATTAACAAGGCTATATCTGAAAATCTTATAAAAAAGGATATAGTTTTAGTTGAAGACATTATGGAAACTAGTCCATACTTCCTTAAGTGTAGTAATACTGTGGGTGAATGGAAAGAGATTATGTTAGAAACTAAACATCAAAGGTATCCCGTGGTGGATGAAGAAGGAAAGCTTATAGGTGTAGTTACACTTAAGGAGTTATCTAATAATGATGATTCTGATCTTGTAGGTAGAATAATGCATAAGGAACCTATAACAGTCACTCCAAAGACTACAGTAGCATATGCGGCACACATAATGGCTTGGGAAGGCATAGAAATGTTTCCAGTAGTTAAAGGAAAAACCTTGATTGGCGTAATAACAAGAAGGGATGTCATTAAAGCTCTTCAATTTATGGATAGACAGCCACAGGCGGCAGAAACGTTGGAGGATTTAGTACTTAAGAATTTTGAGTTTAAATTTGATAATGATAAAGCATATTTTTCAGGGAAAATAACTCCTGAAATGTTGGATCCTATAGGAACTGCTTCTTGGAGTTCATTAAATATGCTAGTGTCTACTATGGGTATTATGACATTGAGACAAAAAAATAATATTAATGTTTTAGTTGATAGTATAAATACTTATTTTATGAAACCTGTTCAAATGGATAGTAAAATACATATATATACCAGTATAATAGATACAGGAAGAAATTTTTGTAAAGTACAAATAGATATGTTTGATAACAAAAGAGAACTTATAGCTAAGACATTTTTATCTGCAAAGATACTAAGAAGATAA
- the murB gene encoding UDP-N-acetylmuramate dehydrogenase, translating to MNKFKNFSTNLAKIVDLRDIEIDEPMKNHTSFKVGGPVDILVTPENFKQVVGVIGFCKEEEIPYYIIGNGSNLLVKDGGIRGVVIKLCKLDAVRVEGDKIIAESGVTLKEVSDIAMENCLTGFEFACGIPGSIGGAVAMNAGAYNGEIVNVIESAKIIDQDGNIKDLDKKALELGYRMSSILKYGYTVLEVTLKLDKGDCNKIKDRIGDLNRRRSEKQPLEYASAGSTFKRPEGYFAAKLIEDTGLKGVSVGDAEVSKKHSGFIINRGNATAKDILDLISIVQQKVKEKFDVELLTEVRILGEE from the coding sequence ATGAATAAATTTAAAAACTTTAGTACAAATTTAGCTAAAATAGTAGATCTAAGAGATATAGAAATAGATGAACCTATGAAAAATCATACATCGTTTAAAGTTGGAGGACCAGTAGATATACTTGTTACTCCTGAAAATTTCAAACAGGTTGTAGGTGTTATAGGCTTTTGTAAGGAAGAAGAAATACCATATTATATAATAGGTAACGGGTCAAATTTATTAGTGAAAGATGGCGGAATAAGAGGTGTGGTTATTAAGCTTTGTAAGCTAGATGCAGTAAGAGTGGAAGGCGATAAGATAATTGCTGAAAGCGGTGTGACTTTAAAAGAAGTATCAGATATTGCAATGGAAAATTGTTTGACAGGATTTGAATTTGCATGTGGCATTCCAGGAAGTATTGGTGGAGCAGTTGCCATGAATGCTGGTGCATATAATGGTGAAATTGTAAATGTAATAGAAAGTGCTAAAATTATAGATCAAGATGGAAACATAAAAGATTTAGATAAAAAAGCTTTAGAACTTGGATATAGAATGAGTTCTATATTAAAGTATGGATATACAGTACTTGAAGTAACTCTTAAGCTAGATAAAGGCGATTGCAATAAAATAAAAGATAGAATAGGCGATCTAAACAGAAGAAGAAGTGAAAAGCAGCCATTAGAATATGCTTCAGCAGGGAGCACATTTAAAAGACCAGAAGGTTATTTTGCTGCAAAACTTATAGAAGATACTGGATTAAAAGGTGTGAGTGTTGGTGATGCTGAAGTTTCTAAAAAGCATTCTGGATTTATAATAAATAGAGGAAATGCTACAGCAAAGGATATTTTAGACTTAATATCTATTGTCCAACAAAAAGTTAAGGAAAAATTTGATGTAGAACTTTTAACTGAAGTTAGAATATTAGGAGAAGAATAA